A stretch of Priestia aryabhattai DNA encodes these proteins:
- a CDS encoding DUF5316 family protein yields the protein MIKSIIGGFILSFILLVACTIANVNSETVLFTAFIILVGLALIISGAAVSGDRMRANLSTESKTDKKWRITNSINLMLTATPILAVFLFIHYLI from the coding sequence ATGATTAAATCAATTATTGGTGGCTTCATTTTATCTTTTATTCTTTTAGTAGCATGTACAATAGCTAACGTAAATTCAGAAACAGTACTTTTCACCGCTTTCATTATATTAGTGGGGCTAGCTCTTATCATATCTGGAGCAGCTGTAAGCGGTGATCGAATGAGAGCTAATCTTTCCACGGAATCAAAAACAGACAAGAAGTGGAGGATTACAAATTCTATAAACCTTATGTTGACTGCCACTCCAATTCTCGCCGTGTTTCTTTTTATTCATTATTTGATATAG
- a CDS encoding TAXI family TRAP transporter solute-binding subunit yields MKKYIAAALVFCLIFIIAVLNRDLLAIDQKKENSTDSNIKASEEVDNKPLTILTGGPTGVYFQLGNALARIYGEKLGIQASVQTTEASVENISKVAQKKAELGFSMADMLASSQEKEEAVINKKDLSNVRAVASLYPNYMQIVSLKSAKIHTLQDLKGKNVVVGALGSGTEVLAMRILKEMHISTQDFHARFLPFSEGIEGIKNGTADAAFLSSGYPNSGITELASTNEIELISVPEEVTEKLKKSYPPLGIGMIPADTYKDVNTETKTVMVNNLLITNKDMPQKKVYELTKALFENVKTLEQTNSSAEKITLAKAAEQLPLPLHPGAKKYYKEKGIIK; encoded by the coding sequence ATGAAAAAATATATAGCGGCGGCGCTCGTTTTCTGTTTGATATTTATCATAGCAGTTTTAAATAGAGATCTACTAGCTATTGATCAAAAAAAAGAGAACAGCACTGACTCTAACATAAAGGCTAGTGAAGAGGTTGATAACAAACCGCTTACCATTTTGACCGGAGGACCAACAGGTGTTTACTTTCAGTTAGGCAATGCTCTAGCCAGAATTTATGGAGAAAAGCTAGGAATTCAAGCTAGTGTACAGACGACGGAAGCTTCTGTAGAAAATATTAGTAAAGTTGCGCAAAAAAAAGCCGAGCTTGGTTTTTCTATGGCCGATATGCTGGCAAGTTCTCAGGAAAAAGAAGAAGCCGTAATTAATAAGAAAGATTTATCTAATGTAAGAGCAGTGGCCTCTTTATATCCAAACTATATGCAAATTGTATCTCTTAAGTCAGCTAAAATTCATACGCTTCAAGACTTAAAAGGAAAAAATGTGGTGGTAGGAGCGCTCGGCAGCGGTACAGAGGTATTGGCCATGCGAATTCTAAAAGAAATGCATATCAGCACGCAGGATTTTCATGCACGGTTCTTACCTTTTTCTGAAGGAATTGAAGGAATTAAAAATGGAACTGCAGATGCAGCTTTTCTTTCTTCTGGATATCCTAACTCGGGAATAACAGAGTTAGCTTCAACAAACGAGATTGAACTGATTTCAGTGCCTGAAGAAGTGACAGAAAAATTAAAAAAATCATACCCGCCACTAGGAATTGGGATGATTCCGGCTGATACATATAAGGATGTCAACACAGAAACAAAAACAGTCATGGTTAACAACCTTTTGATTACCAATAAAGATATGCCGCAAAAAAAAGTATATGAGCTGACAAAAGCTTTGTTTGAAAATGTAAAAACGCTTGAGCAAACGAATAGCTCTGCTGAAAAAATAACGTTAGCAAAAGCTGCAGAACAACTTCCTTTACCGTTGCACCCAGGTGCCAAAAAGTATTACAAAGAAAAAGGCATTATAAAGTAA
- a CDS encoding sigma-54-dependent transcriptional regulator yields MKPTVLILDDEPAIGSSLRFALETNYEVTNLTEVPEAYQFLRSQPVHVVLLDWRLGEYNGLEVLSKIKDIQPQTSIIMMTAYGTIESSIEAIKRGAYHYITKPLDIEELHILIEKTLEHQELHDKVRELSETIEKIKGYDQMIGESAAMKQVFSIINRVKDIDSNVLIFGESGTGKELVARGIHRQGKRANGPFISVNCAAIPETLLESELFGFVKGAFTGATRNQSGKVAAADGGTLFLDEIGEMPPSLQAKMLRFLQEKEITPLGSSETRKVDVRIVSATNKELNRMVKENGFREDLYFRLNVIPITLPPLRERKEDIALLIPYFLQKYSEEMEKPLCVLSSDAYKKLLTYDYPGNVRQLGNILEYAVAMTKDGTIMEKDLPITVQHEQETSLSRYENFTEEIKSIKIPINYTMKEAEQLIIESVLEECGGNRRKTAQALGISERSIRNKLHLYRTIQQKEEKNAE; encoded by the coding sequence ATGAAACCGACCGTTCTCATTCTAGATGATGAACCTGCTATTGGTTCATCTCTTCGTTTCGCTCTAGAAACTAACTATGAAGTGACCAATCTTACAGAAGTACCGGAAGCTTATCAATTTTTACGCAGTCAGCCTGTACATGTTGTTTTGTTGGATTGGCGCCTCGGCGAATACAATGGGCTTGAAGTGCTGAGTAAAATTAAAGATATTCAGCCTCAAACATCCATTATTATGATGACAGCTTATGGCACGATTGAATCTTCTATAGAAGCTATTAAGAGGGGAGCGTATCATTACATTACGAAGCCTCTTGATATTGAAGAGCTTCATATCTTAATCGAAAAAACGCTTGAACACCAGGAACTTCATGATAAAGTTCGTGAACTAAGTGAAACGATTGAGAAAATAAAAGGCTATGATCAAATGATTGGTGAAAGTGCAGCCATGAAACAAGTTTTTTCGATTATTAATAGAGTAAAAGACATTGATTCGAACGTGCTTATATTTGGTGAAAGCGGCACTGGCAAAGAACTAGTAGCGCGAGGGATTCACCGGCAGGGAAAGAGAGCAAACGGACCATTTATTTCCGTTAACTGTGCGGCTATTCCAGAGACTTTACTTGAAAGTGAACTTTTTGGTTTTGTAAAAGGCGCTTTTACAGGAGCTACTCGCAATCAAAGCGGGAAAGTAGCCGCAGCTGATGGAGGAACTCTTTTTTTAGATGAAATTGGTGAAATGCCCCCGTCTTTGCAAGCAAAAATGCTTCGATTTTTACAAGAAAAAGAAATAACGCCTCTTGGCTCATCAGAAACAAGAAAAGTAGATGTTCGTATTGTGAGTGCCACTAATAAAGAATTAAATCGTATGGTAAAGGAAAATGGCTTTCGTGAGGATTTATATTTCCGCTTAAATGTCATTCCCATCACACTACCGCCATTACGTGAACGAAAAGAAGATATAGCGCTTCTTATCCCATACTTTTTGCAGAAATACTCAGAAGAAATGGAGAAACCGCTTTGCGTGCTTTCTTCAGATGCATATAAAAAGCTTTTAACGTATGATTACCCGGGAAATGTAAGACAGCTAGGAAACATTCTTGAATATGCCGTTGCTATGACCAAAGATGGAACGATTATGGAAAAAGATTTACCTATAACCGTTCAACACGAACAGGAGACCTCTTTGTCACGCTATGAGAACTTCACTGAAGAAATAAAATCGATTAAAATTCCAATTAATTACACGATGAAAGAAGCAGAACAGCTGATCATCGAGTCAGTCCTTGAAGAGTGTGGAGGCAACCGTAGAAAAACAGCTCAGGCACTTGGTATCAGTGAACGAAGTATCCGTAACAAACTTCATCTTTATCGCACAATTCAACAAAAGGAGGAAAAAAATGCCGAGTAG
- a CDS encoding transporter substrate-binding domain-containing protein, protein MHVTLRPFCFILSIILLLAYLPVSVKAETVPDKKANYAAEKKTYRIAGEKHLAPFSYVNDEGVFTGFSIDMLNQIAKEENVKFTYIPMDLYQATKALQEGKIDAIMGLEYSANQNQVFKFSDPYFTMADAVVIPNSLKSSVTSLTDLRGKTVAMREDKISFELLMNVRNIEFQMALNPEDALDLLFLNRADAFFSNKWTAEFYLEKSKKKGQYTVLDNVGIPSEFAVATRPENTKLLSVINRSISHMQANGTYQELYRKWFVSSSEERLKELRNWIIVLLIIVVLTLGSLFIIYLWNKRLKKEVKKRTSALADANQQLQIQQKAISQAHAFQTQVINHMYYGILTFDQSLNLTTINQRAKEILLIKDETFQPSNIHKHPLIQQIFKTYKTIKQSQMALPFTKEIQHKQNGEVYFVLYRVIPLYEDTNKMNGYLLTLADRSEERLLEKKLATQEKMRALGQLVAGVAHEIRNPLTSVKTFIDLLPNKYENPEFRKELSKHVPEALRRMNRIVESLVDYARPKYPQKVAFDVETFINSVSVIISPTLKKKAVHLSLDIESGMQLYSDPDQIKQIMLNLMLNALDAMENSPRKQLSIRAVTQNGLGFIDVSDTGKGIDEKDIPHIMEPFYTTKKQGVGLGLSLCYQWIEENNGEITMHTKQGNGTTFTIILPVTKEKGGYSYETDRSHSR, encoded by the coding sequence ATGCATGTTACACTCCGCCCGTTTTGTTTTATTTTATCTATTATCTTACTTCTAGCTTATCTTCCGGTTTCTGTAAAAGCAGAAACTGTACCCGATAAAAAAGCAAATTACGCAGCCGAAAAGAAGACATACCGCATTGCTGGAGAAAAGCACCTTGCGCCTTTTTCTTACGTGAACGACGAAGGAGTGTTTACTGGTTTTAGTATTGATATGCTCAATCAAATAGCGAAAGAAGAAAATGTGAAATTTACATATATTCCAATGGATCTTTATCAAGCAACAAAAGCTCTCCAAGAAGGCAAAATTGATGCTATTATGGGTTTGGAGTATTCAGCTAACCAAAATCAAGTGTTTAAATTTTCCGATCCATATTTTACGATGGCAGATGCCGTAGTTATTCCGAACTCCTTGAAATCTTCGGTTACATCTTTAACCGATTTACGAGGTAAAACAGTTGCGATGCGAGAAGACAAAATTTCCTTTGAGCTGCTGATGAATGTAAGAAACATAGAGTTTCAGATGGCTTTAAATCCAGAAGATGCGCTCGATCTCCTGTTTTTAAACCGGGCCGATGCGTTTTTTTCGAACAAGTGGACTGCGGAGTTTTATCTTGAGAAATCAAAGAAAAAGGGACAGTACACCGTACTAGATAATGTAGGGATACCTTCAGAGTTTGCCGTTGCAACCCGGCCTGAAAATACAAAACTCTTATCGGTAATCAACCGTTCAATTTCACATATGCAAGCCAATGGAACTTATCAAGAATTATATAGAAAATGGTTTGTTTCTTCTTCAGAAGAACGCTTAAAAGAATTGCGTAATTGGATTATTGTTCTTCTTATTATAGTTGTATTAACACTAGGTAGTTTATTTATCATATATCTTTGGAACAAGCGATTAAAAAAAGAAGTGAAAAAGCGTACATCCGCACTTGCTGATGCGAATCAACAGCTGCAGATTCAGCAAAAAGCAATTTCACAGGCGCATGCATTTCAGACACAAGTTATTAACCATATGTATTATGGAATTCTCACATTTGATCAATCGCTAAATCTTACAACTATCAATCAACGGGCGAAAGAAATTCTTCTTATAAAGGATGAAACATTTCAACCTAGTAATATTCATAAACATCCGCTTATCCAGCAAATCTTTAAAACGTATAAAACGATAAAGCAATCGCAAATGGCATTGCCATTTACAAAAGAAATTCAGCATAAACAAAATGGAGAAGTCTATTTTGTATTGTATCGAGTGATTCCGCTTTATGAAGATACAAATAAAATGAACGGTTATTTACTTACACTAGCCGATCGTTCTGAAGAAAGATTGCTTGAGAAGAAGCTGGCAACCCAAGAGAAAATGCGCGCTCTAGGTCAGCTTGTAGCAGGCGTAGCGCATGAAATTCGTAATCCGCTTACATCTGTAAAAACATTTATAGATTTGCTGCCAAATAAATATGAAAATCCAGAGTTTCGAAAAGAACTGTCTAAGCATGTTCCAGAAGCACTAAGAAGAATGAATCGTATTGTTGAAAGTTTAGTAGATTATGCCCGACCTAAATACCCTCAGAAAGTAGCTTTTGATGTAGAAACGTTTATAAACTCTGTATCGGTTATTATTAGTCCTACGTTAAAAAAGAAAGCGGTTCACTTATCCCTTGATATTGAATCAGGTATGCAGCTTTACAGTGATCCTGATCAAATCAAACAAATTATGCTAAATCTTATGTTAAATGCTCTGGACGCGATGGAAAACAGTCCTCGCAAGCAGCTCTCTATCAGGGCTGTAACACAAAATGGGTTAGGTTTTATTGATGTTAGTGATACAGGAAAAGGCATAGATGAAAAAGACATCCCACATATTATGGAACCTTTCTATACAACAAAAAAGCAGGGAGTAGGTCTTGGCTTGTCGCTATGCTATCAATGGATAGAAGAGAATAACGGAGAAATCACGATGCACACAAAACAAGGAAATGGTACAACATTTACAATTATCTTGCCTGTTACGAAAGAAAAAGGAGGATATTCATATGAAACCGACCGTTCTCATTCTAGATGA
- a CDS encoding extracellular catalytic domain type 1 short-chain-length polyhydroxyalkanoate depolymerase yields the protein MNTLCSFFMSPVLTASTFLIELQSVFFRPIWKEYNYDDYFTYKVYVPSTYTGFSKVPLIVMLHGCQQDADDFAAGTEMNKLAEEKGFIVLYPQMNYFANSNGCWNWFYEYNQFRGNGEPDIIKDMIDHITTKYAIDSTNIYLAGMSAGGFMANLMAIAYPDVFKAVGIHSAGSNAYAVDLITAAQVMLYGSLNPELDGDEAYKKMGPYARPIPIITFHGQSDTTVNPINASTLIQQWIYTYKYFGLDLHENATSYTSRENENHYSYIMYDYADAKNKIWMKKIMVEDMGHAWSGGNDNGSDTDPKGPNASKMMWDFFEAQNS from the coding sequence GTGAATACTTTATGTTCCTTTTTTATGAGCCCAGTTTTAACTGCTTCTACGTTTTTAATAGAATTACAGAGCGTGTTCTTTCGTCCTATTTGGAAAGAGTATAATTATGATGATTATTTTACCTATAAGGTGTATGTTCCAAGTACATATACTGGATTTAGTAAAGTACCACTAATCGTTATGCTTCATGGATGTCAACAAGATGCAGATGATTTTGCTGCGGGTACGGAGATGAATAAGCTAGCAGAAGAAAAAGGCTTTATTGTTCTCTATCCTCAAATGAATTACTTTGCTAATTCCAACGGGTGCTGGAATTGGTTTTATGAGTATAACCAATTTCGCGGTAATGGAGAGCCAGACATAATAAAAGATATGATTGATCACATAACCACTAAATATGCTATTGATTCTACTAATATATACCTTGCTGGCATGTCAGCTGGAGGCTTTATGGCAAATTTGATGGCTATTGCTTATCCTGATGTATTTAAAGCGGTAGGCATTCATTCAGCAGGCAGTAATGCGTATGCTGTAGATCTCATCACAGCTGCACAAGTCATGCTATACGGCTCTTTAAATCCTGAACTTGACGGTGATGAAGCTTATAAGAAGATGGGACCTTATGCACGGCCTATTCCCATCATTACCTTTCATGGTCAATCAGATACAACAGTCAATCCGATTAATGCATCTACATTAATTCAGCAGTGGATTTATACATACAAGTATTTCGGTCTAGACCTACATGAAAATGCTACTTCTTATACTTCAAGAGAAAACGAAAATCATTATAGCTACATAATGTATGACTACGCAGATGCAAAAAATAAAATCTGGATGAAAAAAATTATGGTAGAGGACATGGGGCATGCATGGTCTGGAGGAAATGATAATGGATCAGATACCGATCCAAAAGGTCCCAATGCTTCAAAAATGATGTGGGATTTTTTCGAAGCGCAGAACAGCTAA
- the ybaK gene encoding Cys-tRNA(Pro) deacylase, which translates to MGKKADKTNVMRILDQKKIEYNYYSYDTKNLSGVQVAISLGEDLSKVFKTLVTVGKSKEHYVFMVPVEKELDLKKAAKAAGEKSLEMIPQKELLPLTGYVHGGCSPIGMKKQFTTFIDSTAEDCETIYFSGGRVGHQIQLPLSDLSKVIRIRSADITKDS; encoded by the coding sequence ATGGGTAAAAAAGCAGATAAAACAAATGTAATGCGAATTTTAGATCAGAAAAAAATTGAGTACAACTACTATTCTTATGACACTAAAAATCTGAGTGGGGTACAGGTAGCTATTTCGCTTGGAGAAGACCTTTCTAAAGTATTTAAGACACTGGTGACGGTGGGGAAATCAAAAGAACATTATGTCTTCATGGTACCAGTTGAAAAGGAGCTTGATTTAAAGAAAGCAGCAAAAGCAGCTGGTGAAAAGTCCTTAGAAATGATTCCTCAAAAGGAACTGTTACCTCTTACAGGATATGTTCACGGCGGGTGTTCCCCTATCGGAATGAAAAAGCAGTTCACAACCTTCATTGATTCTACGGCAGAAGATTGTGAAACGATTTATTTTTCGGGTGGACGTGTAGGTCACCAGATACAGTTACCACTAAGTGACTTATCAAAAGTAATACGTATACGTTCGGCAGACATCACAAAAGATAGTTGA
- a CDS encoding aspartyl-phosphate phosphatase Spo0E family protein encodes MCFKCRLLLIKIEFIRKMMMMIALEEGFTSSNTIKISQDLDVLLNRFEATC; translated from the coding sequence ATGTGTTTCAAATGTAGACTACTGCTGATTAAGATAGAATTTATACGGAAAATGATGATGATGATTGCCCTAGAAGAAGGGTTTACAAGTAGTAATACGATTAAAATCAGTCAGGATCTAGATGTATTGTTAAATCGGTTTGAAGCTACTTGTTAA
- a CDS encoding MFS transporter → MAHTSEAANNRRITSNIFKGSVGNLIEWYDWYVYSAFAVYFSSQFFPEGDSTSQLLNTAAIFAVGFLMRPIGSLLMGRYADRYGRRAALTLSITIMASGSFIIACTPNYGTIGLLSPIILVLARLLQGISLGGEYGTSATYLSEMASSGRRGFYSSFQYVTLVAGQLVALGVQIILQNVLSEADMISWGWRIPFVIGAIGALSVLWLRRTMDESEQFSKMDSKSRENAGTIKALMKHPKAVLTVIGLTLGGTVAFYTYTTYLQKFMVNSVGLDKGVVSWINFCALLVFVVIQPIAGMLSDKIGRRPLLMSFGILGTLLTVPLFLFMKQAHNPVMAFLLMTIGLVIVTGYTSINAIVKAELFPTEIRALGVGLPYGLTVAIFGGTAEFIALWLKSIGHESLFFFYVAGCIAISFLVYWRMGESSKDSYIESELKTDDNVPPNNISL, encoded by the coding sequence ATGGCTCATACTAGTGAAGCTGCAAACAACAGGCGTATTACAAGTAATATTTTCAAAGGGTCTGTTGGAAATTTAATTGAATGGTACGATTGGTATGTTTACTCTGCTTTTGCCGTCTATTTTTCATCGCAATTCTTCCCAGAAGGTGATTCAACAAGTCAGCTGCTTAACACAGCCGCAATCTTTGCCGTCGGTTTCTTGATGCGTCCAATTGGTAGTTTATTAATGGGACGCTACGCGGATCGATATGGTCGTCGGGCTGCGCTTACCTTGTCTATTACCATCATGGCGAGCGGTTCTTTCATTATCGCTTGTACTCCTAACTATGGCACAATAGGGTTATTATCTCCCATTATTCTAGTATTAGCACGGTTGCTTCAAGGAATCTCCTTAGGAGGAGAGTACGGAACGTCTGCCACTTATCTTTCTGAAATGGCAAGTAGCGGGCGAAGAGGATTTTATTCAAGCTTTCAGTATGTGACGCTTGTTGCGGGTCAGCTGGTAGCATTAGGTGTTCAAATTATTCTGCAAAACGTTCTTAGTGAAGCAGATATGATTTCATGGGGCTGGCGTATTCCTTTTGTTATTGGAGCCATCGGAGCGCTAAGCGTTTTATGGCTGCGCCGTACAATGGATGAGTCAGAACAATTTTCTAAAATGGACTCTAAAAGCCGTGAAAATGCAGGGACTATTAAAGCACTTATGAAGCATCCTAAAGCAGTGTTAACCGTTATTGGCTTAACATTAGGAGGAACGGTCGCTTTTTATACGTATACAACGTATTTGCAGAAATTTATGGTAAACAGTGTAGGGCTGGATAAAGGAGTCGTGAGCTGGATTAACTTCTGTGCGCTGCTTGTATTTGTTGTCATCCAGCCAATAGCAGGTATGCTATCTGATAAAATTGGACGCAGACCGCTGTTAATGAGCTTTGGTATTTTAGGAACGTTACTGACTGTACCGCTGTTTCTTTTTATGAAGCAAGCTCACAACCCAGTCATGGCTTTTTTATTAATGACAATCGGACTTGTCATTGTAACAGGTTATACATCTATTAATGCTATTGTAAAAGCTGAGCTTTTCCCGACAGAGATTCGAGCTCTTGGTGTAGGATTACCGTACGGGCTTACAGTTGCTATATTTGGAGGCACAGCAGAATTTATCGCACTATGGCTAAAAAGTATCGGCCATGAATCACTTTTCTTTTTCTATGTAGCAGGGTGTATTGCCATCAGCTTTCTTGTTTATTGGCGTATGGGAGAGTCCTCTAAAGATTCATACATAGAATCTGAACTGAAGACAGATGACAATGTACCGCCTAATAACATCAGTCTTTAA
- a CDS encoding NADP-dependent glyceraldehyde-3-phosphate dehydrogenase, with product MTTTVLNVSTYSFYLNGEWKESKSGQTIDIVSPYRHDVIGKVQAITKEEVDEAVHAAQKAQKGWAETSLQDRAKYLYKWADELVKMQSEIAEIIMKEVGKSLKDARNEVVRTADFIRYTVEEALHMNGESMKGDSFPGGSKSKVAIVERVPLGVVLAIPPFNYPVNLSAAKLAPALISGNAVIFKPATQGAISGIKMIEALDQAGIPQGLVNVVTGRGSVIGDYLVEHKGINMISFTGGTNTGTQLAKKAGMIPLVLELGGKDPGIVCEDADLQEAAKHIISGAFSYSGQRCTAIKRVLVHEKVANELVAILKEEVHKLSVGSPEDGCTIVPLIDSKSADFIQILIADALGKGATVVTGNKREGNLIYPTLLDDVNDTMRVAWEEPFGPVLPIIRVASDQEAIDIANESEFGLQASVFTKDINKAFSIANNIEVGSVQINGRTERGPDHFPFIGVKGSGMGAQGIRKSIESMTREKVTVLNLQ from the coding sequence ATGACAACAACGGTTTTAAATGTATCAACTTATTCTTTTTATCTTAACGGTGAGTGGAAAGAAAGCAAATCAGGGCAGACGATCGATATTGTCTCTCCATACCGTCATGATGTGATTGGAAAAGTGCAAGCTATCACAAAAGAAGAAGTCGATGAAGCGGTACATGCCGCACAGAAAGCTCAGAAGGGGTGGGCAGAAACTTCTCTGCAAGACCGTGCAAAATATTTATATAAGTGGGCAGATGAGCTGGTAAAAATGCAGAGTGAAATTGCCGAAATTATTATGAAAGAAGTTGGAAAAAGCTTAAAAGATGCAAGGAATGAAGTCGTGCGCACAGCTGATTTCATTCGTTATACAGTTGAAGAAGCACTTCATATGAATGGAGAAAGCATGAAGGGAGATAGTTTTCCTGGAGGTTCTAAGTCTAAAGTTGCCATTGTTGAACGTGTACCTTTAGGGGTTGTCCTCGCGATTCCTCCATTTAATTATCCGGTAAATTTGTCAGCTGCTAAGCTGGCGCCTGCACTTATTTCAGGAAATGCAGTTATCTTCAAACCCGCAACGCAGGGAGCGATCAGCGGTATTAAAATGATTGAAGCTCTTGATCAAGCAGGTATTCCACAAGGACTTGTAAACGTCGTAACGGGTCGTGGATCTGTAATTGGTGATTACTTGGTTGAACATAAAGGCATTAACATGATTTCGTTTACCGGAGGAACAAATACGGGTACTCAGTTAGCTAAAAAGGCAGGCATGATTCCTCTTGTACTAGAACTTGGAGGAAAAGACCCTGGTATTGTATGTGAAGATGCAGATTTACAAGAAGCAGCAAAACATATTATAAGCGGAGCATTTTCTTATTCCGGTCAGCGCTGTACAGCCATTAAACGTGTACTTGTGCATGAAAAAGTGGCAAACGAGCTCGTTGCTATTTTAAAAGAAGAAGTACATAAATTATCAGTGGGTTCTCCTGAAGATGGATGTACGATTGTTCCATTAATTGATAGTAAGTCAGCGGACTTTATTCAGATTTTAATTGCAGATGCGCTCGGAAAAGGTGCAACAGTTGTGACTGGGAACAAGCGTGAAGGCAACCTTATCTATCCTACTCTTTTAGATGATGTGAATGATACAATGCGTGTAGCATGGGAAGAACCATTTGGTCCTGTGTTACCAATTATCCGCGTCGCTTCCGACCAAGAGGCCATTGATATAGCAAACGAATCAGAATTTGGCTTACAAGCAAGTGTTTTTACAAAAGATATTAATAAAGCCTTCTCAATTGCAAATAATATTGAAGTCGGTTCCGTTCAAATCAACGGCCGCACAGAACGCGGTCCCGATCATTTTCCTTTTATCGGTGTAAAAGGATCCGGTATGGGCGCTCAAGGCATTCGTAAAAGTATTGAATCGATGACTCGTGAAAAAGTAACTGTATTAAATCTTCAATAA
- a CDS encoding ABC transporter ATP-binding protein: MSNEAKQQSAKPLLKVRNLQKYYPVRSALGKAKGQIKAVQDLSFDIYEGETYGLVGESGCGKSTAGRTLLKLVEPTGGEAQFNGESIFESKASRLRTIRKDLQMIFQDPHTSLNPRKKIGASIQETLTIHNVGAKSERKQLVIELLKKLGFNEEDYNRYPHEFSGGQRQRIGIARSLILNPKLIICDEPVSALDVSIQAQILNLLRSLQREMKLSYLFISHDLSVVRHIADRVGVMYLGRLVEEGPTDEIFSNPRHPYTKLLLSSVPAIHEHEKREKIEVKGEIPSPLNPPSGCAFHKRCPFAFDRCVKETPEDTVIDSKHKVKCHLYS; encoded by the coding sequence ATGTCTAATGAAGCAAAACAGCAAAGCGCCAAGCCCTTGCTTAAAGTTCGCAACCTGCAAAAGTATTATCCGGTTCGTTCTGCTTTAGGAAAAGCGAAAGGCCAAATCAAAGCGGTTCAAGATTTATCCTTTGATATTTATGAAGGCGAAACGTACGGATTAGTAGGTGAATCCGGCTGCGGGAAAAGCACAGCTGGGCGCACGCTTTTAAAATTAGTAGAACCAACGGGCGGAGAAGCACAGTTTAATGGAGAAAGTATTTTCGAATCTAAAGCATCACGCTTACGGACGATTCGTAAAGATTTACAAATGATTTTCCAAGATCCTCATACTTCTCTTAACCCAAGGAAAAAAATTGGTGCTTCCATTCAAGAAACATTAACGATTCATAATGTAGGAGCAAAAAGCGAACGAAAGCAGCTTGTCATTGAGTTATTAAAAAAGCTTGGGTTTAACGAAGAAGATTATAACCGTTACCCGCACGAATTTTCAGGCGGCCAGCGCCAGCGCATAGGCATCGCACGTTCATTGATTTTAAACCCAAAGCTCATCATTTGTGATGAGCCGGTTTCAGCACTGGACGTATCCATTCAAGCACAAATCTTAAACTTACTGCGCAGTTTGCAAAGAGAAATGAAGCTTTCATATCTTTTTATCTCCCACGATTTAAGCGTTGTAAGACATATTGCGGACCGCGTTGGAGTGATGTATTTAGGAAGATTAGTAGAAGAAGGGCCAACAGATGAGATTTTTTCAAATCCTCGTCATCCTTACACAAAACTTCTTTTATCATCTGTGCCGGCGATTCACGAACATGAAAAACGCGAAAAAATTGAGGTTAAAGGTGAAATTCCTTCTCCTCTTAATCCACCTTCAGGCTGTGCGTTTCATAAAAGATGCCCGTTCGCATTTGACCGCTGCGTGAAAGAAACACCTGAAGATACAGTGATTGATAGCAAGCATAAAGTAAAATGTCATCTTTACAGTTAA